A region of the Sulfitobacter donghicola DSW-25 = KCTC 12864 = JCM 14565 genome:
CAAGCTTTGGGTTTTTCGCGGTCCCCGCCAAAGTTCATCGAGGACGCATCAGCCGTGGGCAAATTGTCAGGGTCCATTCCCGCCGCCTCGACCGAGCCTTTCAGGTAATTGCCCCAAACACCCGTGAACAGGGACGAATAGACAATGTCTTCGGCGCCACTCTCAACGATCATATCCTTATAGGCCTGATCCGCGTTCGCCTCATCCGTGGCAATGAACGGCGATCCTGTATAGCCTAGGTCGGCCCCCATCGCGCGCGCGCCCAGCAGGCTTTCCCCCGTCGCGATTGAGCCAGACAAGGCCAGCGGCCCGTCAAACCACTCGCGAATTTCACGCACCAAGGCAAAGGGCGATTGTTGGCCCGCATGGCCCCCTGCCCCAGCAGCAACCGCCACCAGCCCGTCTGCGCCTTTTTCAATCGCCTTCTTGGCAAAGCGGTTGTTGATAATGTCATGCATCACAATACCGCCACAGCTATGCGCCGCCTCGTTCACCTCGACCCGCGCGCCCAGCGAGGTGATCCAAACAGGCACTTCGTGTTTGACGCAAATCTCTAGGTCGCGGTCCAGCCGTGTGTTCGAGCGGTGGACAATCTGGTTCACCGCATAGGGTGCTGCGGGGTTGTCTGGGTTCGCCTGATTGTGGCGATCCAGCTCTTCCTTGATCTCGGTCAGCCATGTATCCAGCAGCGGATGCTCTCCCTCCCCTTCCCGTGCATTCAGCGCAGGGAACGAACCGATGATGCCAGCCTTACACTGCGCGATCACCAGCTTTGGAACCGAGATGATGAACAACGGCGAGGCGATCAACGGAATGCGCAGCCCTTGCAGTGCTTTGGGCAAGTGAGAGTCGTTGCGGGGCATGCTAGCTCCTAAATCCATATTAACAGTAAGGGGGCGAGAAAACCCGCCCCTCTTGTTCGCAAAACGCAAGGTTTACAGAACCTCAAACAGGCCCGCTGCGCCCATGCCGCCGCCCACACACATGGTGCAGACAACATATTTCGCACCGCGGCGTTTGCCCTCGATCAGCGCGTGGCCAACCATACGCGCGCCGGACATGCCGTAAGGGTGCCCGATCGAG
Encoded here:
- a CDS encoding NAD(P)H-dependent flavin oxidoreductase, with product MPRNDSHLPKALQGLRIPLIASPLFIISVPKLVIAQCKAGIIGSFPALNAREGEGEHPLLDTWLTEIKEELDRHNQANPDNPAAPYAVNQIVHRSNTRLDRDLEICVKHEVPVWITSLGARVEVNEAAHSCGGIVMHDIINNRFAKKAIEKGADGLVAVAAGAGGHAGQQSPFALVREIREWFDGPLALSGSIATGESLLGARAMGADLGYTGSPFIATDEANADQAYKDMIVESGAEDIVYSSLFTGVWGNYLKGSVEAAGMDPDNLPTADASSMNFGGDREKPKAWKTIWGSGQGIGAIKSVGPAGAIVDRMAAEYLIAGKKLAAEFS